The DNA sequence AGCATTTCCTTGCCCTCGTGTGGGAGCGGCTGGCCGGTCAATTCGTCTCTCCCTGGGCCGATCTTTCGCTGTTCACGCTCGGCTCGGCGCTGCTGGTCGCGGCGCTGTGGGTGTCGCGCGGGCGGCGGCGGCCTGTGAAAGTGCTGGTCCGCGCGCTGTTTCCGCGCCGCTGGCTTTTCGGCCCCTCGGCCCGGGCGGACTGGGGCTTCATGCTGCTCAACAAATTCGTTGCCGGGGCGCTGGTCGGCTGGGCAATCGTCTCGGGCACGCTGATCGGGCAGGGGGTTGAACACTGGCTGGCCAGCCTGTTCGGCCCTGCCACTGCACCCGCCGCGCCGCACGGCTGGGTGGCAATTGTCCTGGCCACGGTGGCGCTGTTCCTGGCGCATGAGGCGGCCTATTTCACCGATCACTACCTGGCGCACCGCGTGCCGCTGCTGTGGCACTTCCACCGCGTGCATCACCTGGCCGAGACGCTGAGCCCGCTGACGAACAGCCGGGTCCATCCGGTCGATTCGGTGGTGTTCTTCAATATCGTCTCGGTGTTCACCGGCACCATGCTCGGCATTCTGGCCTATGCCCTGCCGGGCGCGCAGCCGCTGGAGCTGGCCGGCACCAACGCGGTGATCATCGTTGCGCTCTACCTGTTCACCCACTTGCAGCACAGCCACATCTGGCTGCCGGTAACGGGCAAGTGGGGGCGGATCATCATGAGCCCGGCGCACCACCAGCTGCACCATTCCGACAATCCGGCGCATTACGACTGCAACTTCGGCAGCAACCTTGCCCTGTTCGACTGGCTGGCCGGCACGCTCGTCGTGCCCGAAGCGCGGCGCCAGAAGCTGACCTTCGGCGCAGGCCCCTATCCGGTCGATCCGCATTCGGTCCACGGCGCGCTGGTCCAGCCGTTCATCGAGGCGGCGGCCCCCCTGCTGCGCCGGGTGCGGACCGGCGAGGCGGCCCGCACCTGACACGCCGCTACAGCGCGTTCACCGGCAGCTTGAGGTAGACCTTGCCGTTCGCCTCTGCCGGGGGCAGGGCACCGGCGCGGATGTTCACCTGCAGCGAAGGCAGGATCAGCACCGGCGCTTCAAGCTGGGCATTGCGCGCCTCGCGCAGTGATACGAAGTCTGCCTCGGTCACGCCGTCACGGATATGGACATTGGCGGCGCGCTGTTCGCCGACAGTGGTTTCCCAGCGATAGTCCTTGCGGCCCTCGGGCAGGTAATCGTGGCCGACGAACATCCGCGTTTCTGGCGGAAGGGCCAGGATCTTGCGGATCGAGGCATAGAGCGCCGCTGCGCTGCCGCCGGGAAAATCGCTGCGGGCCGTGCCATAGTCCGGCATGAACAGCGTATCGCCCACGAAGACGGCATCGCCGATCACATAGCTGACGCAGGCCGGGGTGTGGCCCGGCGTGTGCAGCACGCGGATCGACAGCTCGCCCAGCGGCAGCTCCTCGCCTTCCTCCACGAGCCGGTCGAACTGGCTGCCATCGGGGGCAACGTCGGTGGCGGCAAACAGCGGGGCAAACACCTTCTGCACCTGGGTGATGTGCCGCCCGATAACGATCGGCGCGCCGGTCTTTTCGCGCAGGTAATGGGCGGCGGAAAGGTGATCGGCATGGGCGTGGGTTTCCAGGATCCAGTCCAGCTTCAGCCCCTGCGCCGCCACATAGCCCAGCACGGCATCGGCCGATGCGGTCGACGTGCGGGCGTTGCGCGGATTGTAGTCCAGCACCGGGTCGATGATCGCCGCGCGCAAAGTTGCGGGGTCGTGGACCACGAACGTGGCGGTGAAGGTGGCCGGATCGAAGAAGGCTTTGACGGTAGGGGCATTGGACATGAATCGTCTCCTTTGCGCCTATATTAGGGCTTGCTAATTTAGAATCAATGCATATAATGATGCCATGTTCGATCTCGCCCGTTTCAACCTTGCCATGTTCGAGGAAAGCGCCGGCCGCGCCGCCGCCCTGCTGCGGCTGCTGGGCAATGAAAAGCGCCTGATGGTCCTGTGCCAGCTGTCCGAGGGGGAACTCTCCGTCGGCGAGTTGCAGATGCGCGTCGGGCTTTCGCAGTCCGCGCTGTCGCAGCACCTTGCCCTGCTGCGCG is a window from the Novosphingobium sp. TH158 genome containing:
- a CDS encoding MBL fold metallo-hydrolase, which translates into the protein MSNAPTVKAFFDPATFTATFVVHDPATLRAAIIDPVLDYNPRNARTSTASADAVLGYVAAQGLKLDWILETHAHADHLSAAHYLREKTGAPIVIGRHITQVQKVFAPLFAATDVAPDGSQFDRLVEEGEELPLGELSIRVLHTPGHTPACVSYVIGDAVFVGDTLFMPDYGTARSDFPGGSAAALYASIRKILALPPETRMFVGHDYLPEGRKDYRWETTVGEQRAANVHIRDGVTEADFVSLREARNAQLEAPVLILPSLQVNIRAGALPPAEANGKVYLKLPVNAL
- a CDS encoding helix-turn-helix transcriptional regulator → MFDLARFNLAMFEESAGRAAALLRLLGNEKRLMVLCQLSEGELSVGELQMRVGLSQSALSQHLALLREQGAVATRREAQTIHYRIADPAVMRVIETLAELFCPAELRN
- a CDS encoding sterol desaturase family protein encodes the protein MNDGAAILQAIAERGQHFLALVWERLAGQFVSPWADLSLFTLGSALLVAALWVSRGRRRPVKVLVRALFPRRWLFGPSARADWGFMLLNKFVAGALVGWAIVSGTLIGQGVEHWLASLFGPATAPAAPHGWVAIVLATVALFLAHEAAYFTDHYLAHRVPLLWHFHRVHHLAETLSPLTNSRVHPVDSVVFFNIVSVFTGTMLGILAYALPGAQPLELAGTNAVIIVALYLFTHLQHSHIWLPVTGKWGRIIMSPAHHQLHHSDNPAHYDCNFGSNLALFDWLAGTLVVPEARRQKLTFGAGPYPVDPHSVHGALVQPFIEAAAPLLRRVRTGEAART